Genomic window (Vigna radiata var. radiata cultivar VC1973A chromosome 1, Vradiata_ver6, whole genome shotgun sequence):
aaacaaaaaattgattttttttggtCTAGTCTGGGAGTCAAAAATGAATTTCAGATTGTGTAATTCAAAAGTATGTTTTTACTTATTgattgtataattaattttttttaagaaaaatacggtttttaattatacaatctgaaaattatttctaacttacgaattatataattttcaaaatatctttttaaggaaaataaaatgaattctgGATCATGAAAGTCATTGTTGACTTACATTGCATAGTCCAAAAGTTATTGAATTATGAATTGcacaaattaaaagaagaaaaatggaaagtttttttatataggGTGCAGAAAGAAAGGTATGAAGGTACAGGAACAAAATGGCCCCTTTATGTTGGACTAATTAAGAGCCCACATTGTGCTGCTCTGCAGCGTGAGCCCAACATGTTGAGCAATCATTGCTTCTAGTTTGAGTTTTGGTGTGTTGTCATCAAAGTAAAAAACattgacaaaaaataaacaaacaaacaaatcaatatcaatattttgTTACATTTCTCTTGTCACCTGAGACAAatgaaaggaataaaaaaataaggtaGGTGAAAGGGAAGTTTGTGATGGagggagaaaaataaataaaaaaataaaatgaaatgaaataaaataaaataaaataaactacaatagaaaaaaatagtaaCTTTACAGTGATTCTCACATGTTATAACATTCAAATTTTCCCCCAAAATCCTTATAATATTCTTTCACAGTCATTCTCACATATTAGTTTAGTCCATTCTATGAAGGAATTGAATATGGTTTCTCCCAAACTTATCCGATACAATAAACCAAATGCTAGAAACGAAACAAGAGATTCATAATTGCACGTTCTCTTTTGTTGTCTCCAGCTCATAGAATATCATATCAGATTCAGAATTTCAGATTCTCCCTTTATTCTTCCTATTCATCACCTTCTTCTTCCCCGAGCTGCTGTAAAAAGGTGTGATTTTTACTTTACAGATGGCATCTTTGAGCATGACCCAGATCAGAGCATGGAATTGGGCATCTGGGTTTGGCTTGAATCGGGCTGGGAAGGTTCAGGTTGGTCCCAGCAGCAGAGTTGGATTTAAGGTGTTTGCTTCAGAGACTCAGGCTACAGAGCCTGATCTTAGCGTCACTGTCAATGGGTTGCACATGCCCAACCCCTTTGTTATTGGCTCAGGTCCTCCAGGGACCAATTACACTGTCATGAAGAGGGCCTTTGATGAAGGTTGGGGTGCTGTGATTGCAAAAACTGTAAGCCTTTTTTACTTACGGCCACCTTTTCTGCATTAGATTAGTTTGTGTATTTAAAGTGTTGTTTGGTTTCTTGGTTTGtgaattgtaatttttgaattaaggCTGGAAACCGGAGAGTTTGTGTTTTGCTGTCTGAAAGACCAATCTTTTGATCTTATGGTCTACAaaaaatggattatgccatCATGTTTAGTTATTAGTTATGAGCTTCCGTTGGTTGTCCTGTTATCAAGTTATTATAATCTTCATAATTTGTTATAGGTGACACTTGTTGATGTTCCTGGTAGATCATCGATTTTTCTCTTGAATCTTGAATTGTTGTTGATTCTGTATTTAGGTGTATTTTATAGTTATACTTTTATAGTGTAGCAGCAGATAACATAAATTTAGTGAATATAGTGATAGAAATGCAAGCGTGGGAAGTGCGTATGGtgctaaaataaacttttatttgtttggCATATTGTATGGAAGGAATATTGACAAATACCGCACAATCCGTCTTCATAGCTTACTATTTTGGCTGTTGAAAGTATGAACATTTTGTACTTCAAGACTGTCTACAGGTGAGTTGCTGCATGAACAACTCATGAATTTCAAAACATCAGAAGTATTAATCTTCAAAATGTTCTCTTTTTGGTTAATCCTTTGGCTTCCATTGGACGGAATTGATCTAATCATAAAGCAGTCAAGTTTCTACTTTCTCGTTTTTCTTACATTTCTTTTAGATCTGTTTCCTGAAAACAGGGGaaagtaaactttaataatctgtaaaatataatgaattaatGGAATGAGTTTATCATCATAACTCACAATGTGAATACATTCCATGATAcagcattttgtttttgtagcTTTCTAATTTGTTGCCAGAGAGTGTCGGTTTCCTCTGAAATTGCTTTCTGTCTATCAAATTTAATCATTTCCTCCCTCTTGAAGTGTTCCTTTTCCATTAAACCATAAAATTTTTCTATAAGAATTAGGAAATTGAATTCATGACCAACAGAATTACCATTATCAGGTGATGGTAAATTGATGGTGATTTACTGTCATGAATTGATAAGCTCCTGTGGTACTGTATTTCACAGAATCAGAAAGGATCATCAGCCATATATAACTGGACGTGACATGCTTGCATATTACTTTTTGAGATATGCTTGATGCCAAATATTTTAATGCTATATTTTCTTACGTGATTGTTAGAATCAACAGATATGAAGAAGGTAGAACTGCCCTTTCTGTAAAAAATGTGAAGTGGTTGGTTCTTACTTTCTCAATGAATGCAATgacttgtttttatgtttttattctttttcatgtgTTAAATTTTCCATAACAAAACTCCGTATCTCTATCAAATATGAACACAATTATGTAATGTTCCCTTTCTACACTATTTTGAAAgatttgatattcttttcttcttgctAGGTCTCACTTGATGCTGCAAAAGTTATAAATGTAACTCCTAGATATGCCCGTTTACGGGCAGGTGCAAATGGCTCTGCAAAAGGAGAAATTATTGGGTGGGAAAACATAGAACTTATCAGTGATAGGCCACTTGAAACCATGTTGAAAGAATTCAAGCAATTGAAAGAAGAGTATCCAGACAGAATTCTGATTGCTTCGATCATGGAGGAGTACAATAAGGCTGCTTGGGAGGAGCTTATCGATCGAGTCGAGCAAACTGGAGTTGTAAGATGTGTTTCATGACTGAGTTTGTGACACTTGATGTTTTTCCAACTTGAAATGTCTGGTGGCTGACCTCTCTGATATTGCTATAGGATGCAATCGAAATAAATTTCTCATGTCCTCATGGTATGCCAGAACGCAAAATGGGTGCTGCTGTTGGCCAAGATTGTGCTCTTCTGGAAGAGGTTTGTGGATGGATAAATGCTAAAGCCACAGTTCCTGTTTGGGCTAAGATGACTCCCAATATAACTGATATTTCACAGGTTGGCTTTGGATCTTGTCCTTTTCTTATATGTATACTCTTAACTACAATACTATATTCTCATGTTTAAGTGAAAACCTGAATACCTATCAAATTTGTGAATTACCATTGAAATTTTGTATTGTTTGTTTATCAATAACAATCATATATTTATgaactttttaagaattttgtatatttttcaatatacatatatcatgtgttatattttattattttcaaaataagcaTATCGTATCGATGTATCGGATACATGTCTTATCTGTGTATCATATTGGAACAATAGATCCATTGCACCTTGCACTATGCATATTATAGCCATGACTATCATGCTAATAACTTTGGGGTTGATTTTTCTTACAGCCAGCAAGGGTTTCTCTAAGTTCAGGATGTGAGGGAGTATCTGCCATAAATACAATCATGAGTGTCATGGGAATCAATCTCAATACATTACGTCCAGAGCCTTGTGTTGAGGGGTTTGAAATCTCACTTACCACAAATTCATAGTTTTTTGCCTTGGTTTTTCAACCATCTCATGTACCTAATCTGTCTAAATTTTGCTGTTAGGTACTCAACTCCTGGGGGGTATTCTGCAAAGGCAGTCCACCCCATAGCCCTTGGGAAGGTGATGACAATTGCAAAGATGATGAAGTCAGAGTTTGACAGTGATAACTATTCACTTTCTGCCATTGGTGGTGTTGAGACAGGTGGAGATGCAGCTGAATTTATTCTTCTTGGGGCAAACACTGTTCAGGTACAATCAACAAACACTGTTTTAGGCCTAGTGGCAAACACTCACAATAGGGCCTTCTATACATTAGTCCTCAAGTTTCTCCTTTTTTAGTGGAAAACACGAGTTCCAAATAAGTTCATGTTAAACATCGTTATCATTACATTaagattttatgaaaaaaaaaaagaaaaagaaaagaataacatGGAAGAACCATGCAAACACATGATAAAATTACATCACACGTgtaggcaaaaaaaaaaatttatgatttttttcacGAGAATCATTCCATACTTTGATCTCCATATACCAGGAAAAAGGCAAATCCTAACACACTATATAgatgttttcttttatgtggattaatttaaatacattaacaATGTAAAAGTTGTTTACATTATCATCCAATCATAGATTACCATGTATGATAAGATTCTGAATTTTCTTACACTGTCAGTACATAGAAATCAAACTCTCTTCATTTAATTGTAGGTGTGCACTGGGGTTATGATGCATGGCTATGGTCTTGTGAAGAAACTATGTCTTGAGCTTAAAGACTTCATGAAAAAGCACAATTTCACAACAATAGAAGACTTCAGAGGGTACAGTTTTGATCTGATATGGTTTCCTTCTTCCAATATcctaaaaaacagaaaaaaaaaaatgaatgtttgACTTTTCACCATGAAAAATGcgtattctaattttatttaaaatcacaGGGTTTCTCTTGATTACTTTACTACTCACACTGAGTTGGTGAGAAGGCAGCAAGAAGCAATTCAGAAGAGGAAAGCCATAAAGAAAGGCTTGCAATCTGACAAAGACTGGACTGGAGATGGTTTTGTGAAAGAAAGTGAAAGTATGGTATCTAACTGAAATCTTCAGCCAAATCAAGCATCATGCAACCTTTCTTAcacaatttttcattatcatgCAAATGAGAAGGTGAAGGACATTATCCTCTGTTATTAATCATGGATATTTATCTTTCCAAGAACATTAGAATGTATTATGTCAGAAAATAAAGGaagtatttttaacaaaattctgGGAAGATTATCATAAACCTTTACTTGGGTCAGCATTCTCTTGCCAACATACATTATCTTTATGTTACTTTGGTATACTCTAACAGAAGGAAGTGCTAAAAAATGGTTGTCCACTTTTAATATTGACTGTGACATGAGAAAATATAATCTGGAAGTGTGAAGATGTTTCTATTCTTACTCAACCTTATGATGTTCTCTAACATGAGGACAATGCTGCATTCCATAATTCTACTATCTTTTGTTTTAACATTTGTAGACAATTTGCTTAGAAATATTGGATTTAAGatgatatttttaacaattatatagctattattattaatttaaatcttaatcttttattttgCCAGCGATATACTgtaattctttaatattatatttttcacgaaatatatcaaattatatattttagagtataattttaaattgattctgTTGTGTTATAAAAGGGGCAAGTTGATAATTTcttatagagaaaaaaattatcggtaaagaaagaaaaatcccttttttttattcttaggACCAAAATAGTGTTTTGTTTTCTCCACTGTTGTTTTTCTaacataaagaaagaaaaaggtaagaATACCATTTTTAACTtgattatttttgcttttacgATTCTTGTTtgtcttatatatttttctttttgtattattatttttttttgtagatgCTTGGTTCTTTCTTTTACAgtagatataataaataaattgtaaaatagaagattttgaattttgttttgaacCATTTAagcaccaaaaaaaaataaaaattgggatttttaatttcaatttttttcactaTAATTTAATAAGCTATGATTCTTTTTATGTTAACATTCAATTCAAGTATCATTTCACAagtaaataaattctaaatattcTTTGTTATGAAACTTCTCCAAACATTAACCAAGATCATTGctaaatttgtcaataataaGACTTAATATCTCTATTGACCAATTTACAACAGCTAAGCATAAGATTTACATTCAGAGATTTTTCAGAATGTAAACAGTTTGAGTCAAAAGTATAAaagcaaatagaaaaaaaggttCCAACAAAACTCTATCTTGTACACATCTCTTTTTAAGAGACTTATTTGTGATTAGGTTCAAAATTCTTTGATTTGATTACTTTTAGTGAGAGAGAAATAATCATTAACACATTAAATATAGCATTAATTTCcatagaaaaattaatacataCCCAATTAAAAGTATACAAAGTTGtgagaatttcaaatttaattaagtctatagtttatagtttaagtttataaaatcaattttatactCTTTACTCCTTAATATCATCATTTTCACAATACACGCACCTTTATTAAAAAGACTTATTGTgataaactaaattatgttGAGTAGGTAATATTTCAATGGTTAACacatagagctgtcaaaacgggtaatccggctcGACCCGACCTACGGAttagtcacttagtgagtcaacccaacccggttcatttattaacgagccagaaaaacttgaacccgacccgacccaccacgggtttgtgggtaaacgggttggctcactagcccatttaattacatttttttttaaataaaaagaatacaaactttctgtaatttaaatttaaacaattttcactcccaaaaaattatgttaaagacaattcaaaataataataaaaagtacaatataatccaaatgtcattcaaacacaaacacaacaaacatacaaataagtttcttatattcatcatttttgttcttgttgtaacccttgacccttgttcttgttatCTCCagattcactaataaagattttcgtAATAttagaacaattccgacaatcaataaaaaaatattagtaaaaaaaaaagaatcagtattcaacaacatcaacaaaaaattaataatttaatatgtaacataatttcccaaattcaaaaatatcaaaaagagcttgttcaaataatatatactcaaattgtttaaataaacaaaatctgatacaagcatgtcagaacatgaaaaaatcattccatgtctttaaatcccccagaacaaaaaacaaattcgcaaatccctatttttataattatagagtttttgaaaaaaaagaaaagaaagagaagtgagaaaacaaaaatgtggagaaaaagaagaaaaaagtaagggtgttttacctactccttgaagaatttcagtgaagtgagggggTATACACAGGGAGTGaagaatgtattttattttgtaaggtttcataaataaaataataaattaaaaaaataaaattaggtaggtgggttggtgggccaacccgactcaccacgggttcaacccgcatgaaccGGGTCTAAATGAACCGAGttaaaatctgacccgcatataagtggattgtatttttcaaacctaacccaGCCCGAACCCGTGACAGGTCGAGTTGACTCACAGGTTATGACCCATTTTAAAAACTCTACATGagacattaaataatttattctcaACATTTTAGtccactttttttatttatttttattttttactttaatcgCTTTTGAATTTTTGCATTGTCAATAGAGACACAATATGGAGTCTTCTAGATTACGTACATGATAATTCTAATTAGTTATTTAGTCTCAATTTTGGTTAAACAGCtatctgtattttttttaatttattttttaaaaaattgatttaattaggtTCTTTCTCTTAGTAATATGGcaactatattaaaaatatgttacatATTAgtatatagtattttattatttttattttattttttattgtgtaatCTAACATTCCGTTTAACAGGAAGACtattaaacaaaacattataaatataataatcattaagaaaaaaaactaggatataaatattatattatagtcaTACATACAAGTATGTACTACATGCAAATAGTCATATaactaaactaataaaattagagttttccaaattatatacaacaaaatcaccttaaaactatataattgcGTCACTCTTGCCTTACACTAGATCACTGTTACATCATCATTTATTCACACCATTAACATGATCATTGTAAACAAAGAGAACAAAAAAAGGAGAGTAAACTAATATGCAAAAAGAATGATCATAAAACAAGTATTAGAGCGACAAGACAACTCCCAATACGAAATCtatatatcaatacatacactatTGTAACCACAATCAACCCTCATTGGATTTGTATTAATCACACAttttaacatttacaaaatCACACATTAAACATaccaaaagaaaagataagaaactaAAGCTAGACTCTATTAATCTCGCTCAACTAAAATTTCTATTTGCCCAACAAGTAGTGCTTAAAAGTACACTCGTCCAACGGCCATATAGCTAACCTAACGAGATTATCACtcaaattcacaaaattaaattttcccAAATAGCCCAATCACTATCAAGTTAATGATTTCTCTAACTTTGCTTTCACCAAACAACGTTATTCTGTCCAATGACCACCAAGTCAGTAGTTCTCTGACTTTGAATTCGCCAAACGAGTATATTCTTACCTAACAATTGTTAAGTCAGTGAGTCCTCTAACTTCAACATCGCCGAATGAGTATAGTTTAACAAGTTTACATAATTTTGCAGAACATAATTCTACAAATTTATGTCATTTCAATCCTGCAAATCAACatactaaatttcaaaatacaattcATGTAAGCCAAATTAAATCCTAACTTCACTCTGCACATCATATTTCATTAGACGACTCAATCATAAAAGTCAAATGTCGTACAAgcatacaattaataattacatGGTATTTATCAGTTAAAAACAATGCAATCAGTTTCTCTTACCTGAAAGATAGACAAAACTACTCTAGAACCCTAAAACACCTCCAAATACACATGAAGTTCTATCTACCCCTatgaacaacacaaacatgatcAAGACACACCATTAGAAACATTGATCAACAAATACTAGAAAAGAAAGTTCAAACTTTATATACGAGCcaaaaaagaacaaacaaaccaagaaaaatgatagaaaacAAACTTACTATATTGAAGAAACTGATTAGATAGAAGTGAAGAGTTCACATTAAATATCACCCTAGCATTCTCCGATCTCCAAAGAGATGAACAGATAGagaaaaaatctataaaaaaggGAGAGAGCTCTAAAGGAAAGATTTTTAGAAATTGTGTATTTCTATATAATGAAACTTGTTTATAAAAActctatttatactttaaatttttaatattatcaattcTAAAACACGACTTTCTAAACTCTTAGATGTAAGATTTTTGTGGTGTGCCAAGTGAAATCCATAGTATCACGTGACAGTCACACATGCGAGtacttcatttaaaaaaaagtaaactagattaaatcaaaataacatatataaatacttaattgaatacaatATAATAACACTTATCTCTCACATTCACACGTGACACTATCTTGCAACCACATAATGTTACATGTCATGTCACACACATGGATAACAaaaattttgcaaaaaataaaataattaaaaagaattataaaaataataattataaactgaTACGTAACATATCTTTTAACATTATTGGTACgatactaataaaaattacttaattaaatatatatatatttttttaattttaaacttatttgaaacaaaaactaaaacaaagacCTACTCAAAAGTTCTCAAGCAAAATTGAGAACAAATTACTAGTTAAGCTTTTTGTTTTATGTAGTACATTTTCCCAACATATAGTTCcaatattagttaatttattcataaattctttaataattacaagaatatttctaattaaataataaaattactaatattAGAAATCATGCTAATTAACACTTTTGGAGTTATAATAATTGGGAACTAGATAAACAAATGacaatataatttagtataggTGTAATTATAACTGATTTGAAGAGATGGTCTCTTAGTTCttgcaaaaaatgttttttttaaagaagttgttatttttcaatGTCTCATCTGGTATAGATGAACCTTAATATCTCTAAACCATATTCAGTTTTATGGAAAATGTATAAAGCAATAAACCAACACTAGATTCTAATTAACctcaataatatttatacaacaataataataataataataatagtcatGGCAGTTAATGACagttagtttatatatttatatgaggTAGAGTTTAATTAATCAGGGATATGATGATAATTGAAAGGCTTACTTAATAAcctagttataatatataataattttaaagtatgATGCATGCatgaaaaagtaaattgttgCTAATTTATTGAGAATTTGGAGTGACTAGAAGAAGCAGAAGGTGGTGAAGGTTCAGAAGAAGGTGCAGGCAAAGTTGGGTTAGTGATCTCTCTAAGTTGAGAATGCATGTTGTTTATGAAAGCCATGGACTTCTGTTGTGGTTCCACCATTGCTTCTTTAAGCTTCCCAAGTGCCAAGCAATATGCTTCCTGCATCCATCATCATTTTACACACTTAGCAATGCTTACCTAAAGTCTATATATTCTATCTAAAAGTGCTTGAAGAATGATAAAAGTTTGGAGAAGTA
Coding sequences:
- the LOC106775408 gene encoding dihydropyrimidine dehydrogenase (NADP(+)), chloroplastic, whose amino-acid sequence is MASLSMTQIRAWNWASGFGLNRAGKVQVGPSSRVGFKVFASETQATEPDLSVTVNGLHMPNPFVIGSGPPGTNYTVMKRAFDEGWGAVIAKTVSLDAAKVINVTPRYARLRAGANGSAKGEIIGWENIELISDRPLETMLKEFKQLKEEYPDRILIASIMEEYNKAAWEELIDRVEQTGVDAIEINFSCPHGMPERKMGAAVGQDCALLEEVCGWINAKATVPVWAKMTPNITDISQPARVSLSSGCEGVSAINTIMSVMGINLNTLRPEPCVEGYSTPGGYSAKAVHPIALGKVMTIAKMMKSEFDSDNYSLSAIGGVETGGDAAEFILLGANTVQVCTGVMMHGYGLVKKLCLELKDFMKKHNFTTIEDFRGVSLDYFTTHTELVRRQQEAIQKRKAIKKGLQSDKDWTGDGFVKESESMVSN